One stretch of Urocitellus parryii isolate mUroPar1 chromosome 12, mUroPar1.hap1, whole genome shotgun sequence DNA includes these proteins:
- the Il1a gene encoding interleukin-1 alpha codes for MAKVPDLFEDLKDCYSEDEDYNSTMDHLSLHQKSFYTTSYHSLGETCVDKLMSRSTSETSKTSKLTFKESLVLVSANGKTLKKRRLSFHQPISDDDLEAIAYDLEEEPIKPRSASRLLQNNVSYTYKRIIQKEFALNDPLHQSIIQDPTSQYLKATSLTDQDQEVKFDMGAYISTTEDSKFPVTLRISKTHLFVSAQEEDEPVLLKEMPETPKTITGSDTNLIFFWESHSGMNYFTSAAHPELLIATKVDSAVHMARGLPSMTEFQIS; via the exons ATGGCCAAAGTCCCTGACCTGTTCGAAGACCTGAAGGACTGCTACAG TGAAGATGAAGACTACAACTCCACCATGGACCATCTGTCTCTGCATCAG aaatCCTTCTACACCACGAGCTACCACTCACTTGGTGAGACCTGCGTGGACAAGCTGATGTCTCGGAGCACCTCGGAAACCTCGAAGACGTCCAAGCTCACCTTCAAGGAGAGCCTGGTGCTGGTGTCTGCCAACGGGAAGACCCTGAAGAAGAGGCGGCTGAGCTTCCATCAGCCCATCTCCGATGACGACCTGGAGGCCATTGCCTACGACCTAGAAGAAG AGCCCATCAAGCCCCGGTCCGCATCTCGCCTCCTCCAGAACAATGTGAGTTACACCTACAAAAGGATCATCCAAAAGGAGTTTGCCCTGAATGACCCCCTCCATCAGAGTATAATCCAAGACCCGACATCTCAGTACCTCAAGGCTACGTCATTAACTGACCAGGACCAGGAAG TGAAATTCGACATGGGTGCCTACATTTCAACAACAGAGGATTCCAAATTTCCAGTGACGCTAAGAATCTCTAAGACGCATCTCTTCGTGAGTGCCCAAGAAGAAGACGAACCTGTGTTGCTCAAG GAGATGCCAGAGACACCAAAAACCATCACAGGGAGCGACACCAACCTCATCTTCTTCTGGGAAAGTCACAGTGGCATGAACTACTTCACCTCGGCCGCCCACCCGGAGCTGCTTATTGCCACAAAGGTGGACAGTGCGGTGCACATGGCCAGGGGCCTCCCCTCGATGACAGAATTCCAGATTTCGTAA